A segment of the Gammaproteobacteria bacterium genome:
CATTATCGTCACGGACATTATTACGATAATGACATCGGACAATGGATAGCTCTTGCCATATTGTTTGATCGTTTACTCGATGACTAAAGCGGAATAATTTACAAGTTACACTCTGGCATTTACCCGGCTTCGGCCGGGTTTTTTTGGCTGTAATACTGCATAAGGATATAGTCAGGACACTAGTTACGAATTTGTGACAATTTTTTTTTTGTGATTTGCACAGCCTCTGGTATGGTAGCGGGCATGAATGCCATCCTGAATGACCTGGAAACCGAGAATCGCAAGCTAAAACAGCAGTTGCAGGCGCTTAAACAGGAGGCACAACAAAATGAATTCTTGTTACGTCAAACTCAAACTCGACAACTGGAATTCCTGAAAGCCGAGTCCTTACCCGACCTCTTGCGTATTCTCTTAACCCGCCTGCGTGATGTGTACAAACTGCACCATGTTACCCTGGTGTATGAAGATAAAGAGGGCAATTTGCCGGAGTTGCTCGAAAGACATCATTTGAGCATGCAGGATTACCCCAATTTGCTGGTCACTGAAAACCTTAAAAAATACAGTCAGACAATTGAAAAAATTCATGCACCTTATCTAAATACCTACACTGAAAAAACGGCGCCCTTTTTTGTGAATGAGAATGTCGAACAAGACGTTGTGATGGAAAACATCCAGAGTGTAGCGATACTGCCATTAATAAGACACAGCAAAAAGATCGGTTACCTGAATTTTGCCAGCAATGACTCCGGCCGCTTTTTTCCAGGTCTGGGTACAGAGTTTCTGGAGCAAATGGCAACCATAATCAGTTTTTGCCTGGAGAATGTAATTAACCGCGAACGTCTGGTCCTGACCGGGTTGACCGATGTTTTAACCGGCTGGCCAAACCGCCGATACTTGCATCAACGAATGCAGGAAGAGCTTGCCAGGGTGCAACGCAAGCAGGCACCAATCTCTTGTATATTATTTGATATTGATCATTTCAAAAAGATCAACGATACCTTTGGACATCCGGCAGGTGACAGTGTGCTGCGCCAACTTAGCCAACGCGTACGTTCAGCGTTGCGTTATGGTGATATCGCTGCCCGCTACGGGGGCGAAGAATTCATTATTGCCTTACCGGATGTCAAACTTTCGGCCGCAGCACAATTTGCTGAACGGGTGCGATCCTTGATCGAAGACGATTATTTCACTCTCGACGACGGGCGACTAATCAAGGTCACCATTTCTGTAGGTGTGGCCTGTTTGGCGCCAGAATGGTCAGCAAAATCCATGACTTACCTGATGGGCGAGCTGATCGCGCAAGCCGATCGACATCTGTATTTCGCCAAATCCAATGGCCGTAATCAAGTCGCGTATTAGTCTTTAGGCCGCTATAATCGGCGCTTGGCTTATTTCCCGCTTGGTGAAAGAGTCCCACAAATATTCTTGTCTACAAATTTAGAATCCATGATGATTTAGGAGATATATATGTCCATTACTAAAGGTTTTATCAAAACCTTGTCCAGCGTTTTTATTGCAAGCTTGTTATTTACCGGATGTTCTAAATCCGAAGACATGCAAAAAGCCGTCACTGACGGCGCGGCAATGGTTGATGAGCTTACTCAAATGGCCGAACAGGCCGGTCTGGAGTTACCCACACTGGATGCGGCAACACTTGATGCAATTAAAAGTAAATTAGCCGATGTGCAAAAAAGCAGTTTCGCGGATTGGTCGAGCAAAGAGTTTGGCACTGAAAGCGAACGCGCTAATGCCTTGTTTGATGCCATGTTCGATCAGGCGGTTGATCGCAGCCCGTCATTTCAAACTTTTCTTGGCATTAAGAAAGATTACGGCAAATGGGATGACAATTCCCAGGAACGTCAATTTGAAGAATTGGAATTGACCAAACTTAATCTGGCCATGGTCAAGGACAAAATTGATTTTGACAAGCTGGATGCTCAAACCAAGATCAGTTACCGCCTGGCTGTGGATGATGCTGAACGCGAGATTAAAAACTTTAAATACCGTTATCACAATTATCCGGTGAATCAAATGTTCGGGGTTCAGTCTGGTGCGCCATCTTTCCTGATCAATTTCCACAGGATTACCGATGTCAGTGATGCCGAAGCCTACATCTCGCGTTTAAACGGCCTTATGCAGCGTTTTGATAATGTTATTACCGGTCTGGATATTCGCGCCGACCTTGGCATCATGGCGCCAAAGTTTGTTTATCCATACGTGGTCAGTGATAGCAAGAACATCATCACCGGTAAACCTTTTGATGAGAGTGAGAACGACTCTACTTTATTGGCCGACTTCAAGAAAAAAATTGCGGGTCTGGAACTTGCCAAGGAAGAAGCCGAGGCATTGATCAACAAGGCGACTGCTGCATTGACAGATTCTGTGAAACCGGCCTATGAAAAACTAATTGCCAAAACCCAGGAGCTGGAAGCCAAAGCCACCACCGATGACGGGGCCTGGAAATTGCCCGATGGCGAAGCCTTTTACAACATGGCACTGGCGCGCACCACCACGACCAGTAAA
Coding sequences within it:
- a CDS encoding sensor domain-containing diguanylate cyclase, coding for MNAILNDLETENRKLKQQLQALKQEAQQNEFLLRQTQTRQLEFLKAESLPDLLRILLTRLRDVYKLHHVTLVYEDKEGNLPELLERHHLSMQDYPNLLVTENLKKYSQTIEKIHAPYLNTYTEKTAPFFVNENVEQDVVMENIQSVAILPLIRHSKKIGYLNFASNDSGRFFPGLGTEFLEQMATIISFCLENVINRERLVLTGLTDVLTGWPNRRYLHQRMQEELARVQRKQAPISCILFDIDHFKKINDTFGHPAGDSVLRQLSQRVRSALRYGDIAARYGGEEFIIALPDVKLSAAAQFAERVRSLIEDDYFTLDDGRLIKVTISVGVACLAPEWSAKSMTYLMGELIAQADRHLYFAKSNGRNQVAY
- a CDS encoding DUF885 domain-containing protein; translation: MAEQAGLELPTLDAATLDAIKSKLADVQKSSFADWSSKEFGTESERANALFDAMFDQAVDRSPSFQTFLGIKKDYGKWDDNSQERQFEELELTKLNLAMVKDKIDFDKLDAQTKISYRLAVDDAEREIKNFKYRYHNYPVNQMFGVQSGAPSFLINFHRITDVSDAEAYISRLNGLMQRFDNVITGLDIRADLGIMAPKFVYPYVVSDSKNIITGKPFDESENDSTLLADFKKKIAGLELAKEEAEALINKATAALTDSVKPAYEKLIAKTQELEAKATTDDGAWKLPDGEAFYNMALARTTTTSKTADEIHNIGLSEVARIHDEMRAIMKTVGFEGDLQAFFEFMRVDKQFYKPETDAGREEYLQENRDVIEHMKSRLDELFLTKPKADLIVKRVEPFREKSAGKAFYNSPAPDGSRPGIYYANLYKMSEMPTYQMEALAYHEGIPGHHMQLAISQELTGLPKFRKFGGYTAHTEGWGLYSEYLPKEIGLYENPYSDFGRLAMELWRACRLVVDTGIHDKKWTREQGIEYYTTNTPNPVGDAVKMVERHIVIPSQATAYKVG